One stretch of Amycolatopsis tolypomycina DNA includes these proteins:
- a CDS encoding nucleotide sugar dehydrogenase, whose translation MRFLPDQDRFRVAVIGFGYVGSCIAATLADRGFDVVGVDTDPRLVDELARGHCRFAEEGLAELIFRGLADGNLRVTTDIAEAGEADVILIAVGTPVREDGSLAEEQLRGACRALGEHLRPGQLVVLKSTVPPGTTRGIVLSLLEEESGLLGGVDFGLAFTPERLAEGTALRELRTFPIVAGGLGAESEAAAEEFWRRALGVEVIPRDSLEAAEIVKLASNWWIDLNIALANELAMFCALYGVDVLDVITAANTIPKGAGNVNILLPSVGVGGSCLTKDPWMVWRSAERHGLPIRTAPAGREVNAGMPEYTAQLAIDELVRQGKNPTRSKVAVLGLAFKNDTGDLRATPTVGAVKTLAKAGLTVSVHDPLVDPDAAEELFGIRPTASLEEAVRDADCLAILALHRDFHDIDFAALPVAAHCLVLDGRAYYPKEKIDELRAAGYVYRGIGRGDAIPGTPTETETGR comes from the coding sequence ATGCGTTTTCTGCCCGATCAAGACCGGTTCCGAGTGGCGGTGATCGGTTTCGGCTACGTCGGCTCGTGCATCGCCGCGACGCTGGCCGACCGCGGGTTCGACGTCGTCGGCGTCGACACCGACCCACGCCTGGTCGACGAGCTGGCGCGCGGCCACTGCCGGTTCGCCGAAGAGGGGCTCGCCGAGCTGATCTTCCGCGGCCTCGCCGACGGGAACCTGCGTGTCACCACGGACATCGCCGAAGCGGGCGAGGCCGACGTCATCCTGATCGCGGTCGGCACCCCGGTGCGCGAAGACGGTTCCCTCGCCGAAGAGCAGCTGCGCGGCGCCTGCCGGGCGCTCGGCGAGCACCTGCGGCCGGGCCAGCTGGTCGTGCTCAAGAGCACCGTGCCGCCGGGCACCACGCGCGGCATCGTGCTGTCGCTGCTCGAGGAGGAGAGCGGCCTGCTCGGCGGGGTCGACTTCGGCCTGGCGTTCACCCCGGAACGGCTCGCCGAGGGCACGGCCCTGCGCGAGCTGCGGACGTTCCCGATCGTGGCCGGCGGCCTCGGCGCGGAGAGCGAGGCCGCGGCGGAGGAGTTCTGGCGGCGCGCGCTCGGGGTCGAGGTGATCCCGCGCGACTCCCTGGAGGCGGCCGAGATCGTCAAGCTGGCCAGCAACTGGTGGATCGACCTGAACATCGCGCTGGCCAACGAGCTCGCGATGTTCTGCGCGCTCTACGGTGTCGACGTGCTCGACGTGATCACCGCGGCGAACACCATCCCCAAGGGCGCGGGCAACGTGAACATCCTGCTGCCCAGCGTCGGCGTCGGCGGTTCCTGCCTGACCAAGGACCCGTGGATGGTGTGGCGCTCGGCCGAGCGGCACGGCCTGCCGATCCGGACCGCGCCGGCCGGGCGCGAGGTCAACGCCGGGATGCCGGAGTACACCGCGCAACTGGCCATCGACGAGCTGGTGCGCCAGGGCAAGAACCCCACCCGCAGCAAGGTGGCGGTGCTCGGCCTGGCCTTCAAGAACGACACCGGCGACCTGCGGGCCACCCCGACCGTCGGCGCGGTGAAGACGCTCGCCAAGGCCGGCCTCACGGTGTCCGTCCACGACCCGCTGGTCGACCCGGACGCGGCCGAGGAGCTGTTCGGGATCCGGCCCACCGCGAGCCTCGAAGAGGCCGTGCGCGACGCGGACTGCCTCGCGATCCTGGCGCTGCACCGCGACTTCCACGACATCGACTTCGCCGCGTTGCCCGTCGCCGCGCACTGCCTGGTCCTCGACGGCCGCGCGTACTACCCGAAGGAAAAGATCGACGAGCTGCGTGCCGCGGGTTACGTCTACCGCGGCATCGGCCGCGGTGACGCCATCCCCGGCACGCCGACCGAGACGGAGACCGGCCGATGA
- a CDS encoding NAD-dependent epimerase/dehydratase family protein, giving the protein MNSPKHAVVTGGSGFVGSHLVERLVDRGDRVTVLDVAPPRVPVEGVRYISGDLRDTTKLAEAIRPGVDVVYHLAAVVGVDQYLARPLDVIDINYAATRSVLDLALEAGAKVVLASTSEVFGKNPAVPWHEDGDRVLGGTSHDRWSYSSSKALAEHLTFAFVRQRGLDATIVRYFNVYGPRQRPAYIVSRSIHRALNRRSLVVYDKGVMTRCFTYVDDAIEGTLRAADHPDSSGQAFNIGSMVETTVGEVVRLVGELTGATDVVDVDTGVKLGASYEDLARRVPNNAKAAAILGWRPETALRDGLTKTVEWARGADWWLAQDDKGAE; this is encoded by the coding sequence ATGAACAGCCCTAAGCACGCCGTCGTCACCGGTGGGTCCGGTTTCGTCGGGTCGCACCTGGTCGAGCGCCTGGTCGACCGCGGTGACCGGGTGACCGTCCTGGACGTCGCGCCGCCGCGCGTCCCGGTCGAGGGCGTCCGGTACATCAGCGGCGACCTGCGCGACACCACCAAGCTGGCGGAGGCGATCCGGCCCGGGGTCGACGTCGTCTACCACCTGGCCGCGGTCGTCGGCGTCGACCAGTACCTGGCGCGCCCGCTCGACGTCATCGACATCAACTACGCGGCCACGCGGTCCGTGCTCGACCTCGCGCTCGAAGCGGGCGCGAAGGTCGTGCTGGCCAGCACCAGCGAGGTCTTCGGCAAGAACCCGGCGGTGCCGTGGCACGAGGACGGCGACCGCGTGCTCGGCGGCACGTCGCACGACCGGTGGTCCTACTCCTCGAGCAAGGCGCTGGCCGAGCACCTGACGTTCGCGTTCGTCCGCCAGCGCGGGCTCGACGCGACGATCGTGCGCTACTTCAACGTCTACGGCCCGCGGCAGCGGCCCGCCTACATCGTGAGCCGGTCGATCCACCGGGCGCTCAACCGGCGTTCGCTGGTCGTCTACGACAAGGGCGTGATGACGCGCTGCTTCACCTACGTCGACGACGCGATCGAGGGCACGCTGCGCGCCGCCGACCACCCGGACTCGTCCGGGCAGGCGTTCAACATCGGCAGCATGGTCGAGACCACCGTGGGCGAGGTCGTCCGGCTGGTCGGCGAGCTGACCGGCGCGACCGACGTCGTCGACGTCGACACCGGCGTCAAGCTCGGCGCGTCCTACGAGGACCTGGCGCGGCGCGTGCCGAACAACGCCAAGGCGGCCGCGATCCTCGGCTGGCGCCCGGAAACGGCGTTGCGCGACGGGCTGACCAAGACCGTCGAGTGGGCGCGCGGCGCGGACTGGTGGCTGGCGCAGGACGACAAGGGCGCGGAGTGA
- a CDS encoding class I SAM-dependent methyltransferase, with product MTTNSEGQSMGTKCRVCDGRVVEFVDLGDQPTANGFLLPHEVEGEFRFRLAVGACEDCTMVQLMEEVPQELRYHAGYRYQASGSAGHRKHFRTDAEWFLANELTGPDPFIVEIGCNDGVMLSTIAEAGIRHLGVEPSGNVADLARAKGVQVLSAFFDADTAAAVRGAHGAADVIFGANTICHIAHVESLFRGIDALLSDNGIFVFEEPYLATIIEGMAFDQIYDEHVFYFSAGSVRAMAERFGFELVHAEHIDMHGGEVRYTIARPGARTPSASLDALLAEEEAGKLSEPLTFARFGRNVERIRDDLVGLLTHLRDQGKTVVGYGAPGKSSTVTTYCGITTDLIPFVVDSTPGKQGHLLPGSHLPVRPPSAFSDAYPDYAVLFAWNHAEEIMAKEEKFRAAGGKWIRFVPEVEVL from the coding sequence ATGACCACCAACAGTGAGGGCCAGTCCATGGGTACGAAGTGTCGGGTGTGCGACGGCCGCGTGGTCGAGTTCGTCGACCTCGGTGACCAGCCGACAGCGAACGGCTTCCTGCTCCCCCACGAGGTCGAGGGCGAGTTCCGCTTCCGGCTCGCGGTCGGGGCGTGCGAGGACTGCACGATGGTGCAGCTGATGGAGGAGGTGCCGCAGGAGCTGCGCTACCACGCCGGCTACCGGTACCAGGCCTCCGGCTCGGCGGGGCACCGCAAGCACTTCCGGACCGACGCGGAGTGGTTCCTGGCCAACGAGCTGACCGGGCCGGACCCGTTCATCGTCGAGATCGGCTGCAACGACGGCGTCATGCTGTCGACGATCGCCGAAGCGGGCATCCGCCACCTCGGGGTGGAGCCGTCCGGGAACGTCGCGGACCTGGCGCGCGCCAAGGGCGTCCAGGTGCTGTCGGCGTTCTTCGACGCGGACACCGCGGCCGCCGTCCGCGGCGCCCACGGCGCGGCCGACGTCATCTTCGGCGCCAACACGATCTGCCACATCGCGCACGTCGAGTCGCTGTTCCGCGGCATCGACGCGCTGCTGTCGGACAACGGCATCTTCGTGTTCGAGGAGCCGTACCTCGCGACGATCATCGAGGGCATGGCGTTCGACCAGATCTACGACGAGCACGTGTTCTACTTCAGCGCCGGCTCGGTGCGCGCGATGGCGGAGCGGTTCGGCTTCGAGCTGGTCCACGCCGAGCACATCGACATGCACGGCGGCGAGGTCCGGTACACGATCGCCCGCCCGGGCGCGCGCACGCCGTCGGCCTCGCTCGACGCCCTGCTGGCCGAGGAGGAGGCGGGCAAGCTCTCGGAGCCGCTGACGTTCGCGCGGTTCGGCCGCAACGTCGAGCGCATCCGCGACGACCTCGTCGGGCTCCTGACGCACCTGCGCGACCAGGGCAAGACGGTGGTCGGCTACGGCGCACCCGGCAAGAGCTCGACGGTGACGACGTACTGCGGCATCACGACGGACCTGATCCCGTTCGTCGTCGACTCGACGCCGGGCAAGCAGGGGCACCTGCTGCCGGGGTCGCACCTGCCGGTGCGGCCGCCGTCCGCGTTCTCCGACGCCTACCCGGACTACGCCGTGCTGTTCGCGTGGAACCACGCCGAGGAGATCATGGCGAAGGAGGAGAAGTTCCGGGCCGCGGGCGGGAAGTGGATCCGGTTCGTCCCAGAGGTCGAGGTGCTCTGA
- a CDS encoding nucleotide disphospho-sugar-binding domain-containing protein, with protein sequence MRVLFTVYPNSLAHLYPVVPLAWALQSAGHEVRVAAHHSAAEMIIKTGLTPVQLGDPDQPPVRLTDDCAPPHHQDIVNRYSDVMGLSPEGREHWIVFYQWLMQPTSDYVRLDRREAEDLIDFAKVWQPDLISWDATIPAGAVAAKVCGAAHTRLLIGHDMFGWSLDRLAENKDALVAAGLDPNPLATLIRPLAQKYGFEVDDELLVGNFSIETMLEGLRLPTSTKKLPMRHVPYIDPEVLPKWLYQRPELTRCECCGRKNRRRVALSLGESTRRFIKGDWDRAPKIIKALGELDDLEIVATLDKAQLADVEEIPPNVKVIDWVNLAHLLPTCSALIHHGGIGTYSSAVANKVPQLVCDVEGISLLMRLVEDGGDINKTGTYRLGWEFDEREEGAPDEATAHWELPAKKVESTVVSDFVISTGAGVRLDHRAKTVEEIRDLVWAVATDQRYQHAAHALHDDWLAMPSPSDIIPDLEKLVVQHRRR encoded by the coding sequence ATGCGAGTCCTGTTCACCGTCTACCCGAACTCACTGGCGCACCTCTACCCGGTGGTACCGCTGGCGTGGGCGCTGCAGAGCGCGGGTCACGAAGTCCGCGTGGCCGCGCACCACAGCGCGGCGGAGATGATCATCAAGACGGGCCTCACGCCGGTCCAGCTCGGTGACCCCGACCAGCCGCCGGTGCGCCTCACCGACGACTGCGCCCCGCCGCACCACCAGGACATCGTCAACCGCTACTCCGACGTGATGGGCCTGTCGCCGGAGGGCCGCGAGCACTGGATCGTGTTCTACCAGTGGCTGATGCAGCCGACGTCGGACTACGTGCGGCTCGACCGCCGCGAGGCCGAGGACCTGATCGACTTCGCCAAGGTCTGGCAGCCCGACCTGATCTCGTGGGACGCCACGATCCCGGCCGGCGCCGTCGCGGCGAAGGTCTGCGGCGCGGCGCACACGCGGCTGCTGATCGGGCACGACATGTTCGGCTGGTCGCTCGACCGGCTGGCCGAGAACAAGGACGCGCTCGTGGCCGCCGGCCTCGACCCGAACCCGCTCGCCACGCTGATCCGCCCGCTGGCCCAGAAGTACGGCTTCGAGGTCGACGACGAGCTGCTGGTCGGCAACTTCAGCATCGAGACGATGCTGGAGGGCCTGCGCCTGCCGACGAGCACGAAGAAGCTGCCGATGCGGCACGTGCCCTACATCGACCCCGAGGTGCTGCCGAAGTGGCTGTACCAGCGGCCCGAGCTGACCCGCTGCGAGTGCTGCGGCCGCAAGAACCGCCGCCGCGTCGCGCTGTCGCTCGGCGAGTCGACGCGCCGCTTCATCAAGGGTGACTGGGACCGCGCGCCGAAGATCATCAAGGCCCTCGGCGAGCTGGACGACCTCGAGATCGTGGCGACGCTGGACAAGGCGCAGCTGGCCGACGTCGAGGAGATCCCGCCGAACGTCAAGGTGATCGACTGGGTCAACCTGGCGCACCTGCTCCCGACGTGCTCGGCCCTGATCCACCACGGCGGCATCGGCACGTACTCCTCGGCGGTGGCCAACAAGGTCCCGCAGCTGGTGTGCGACGTCGAGGGCATCTCCCTGCTGATGCGCCTGGTCGAGGACGGCGGCGACATCAACAAGACGGGCACCTACCGCCTCGGCTGGGAGTTCGACGAGCGCGAAGAGGGCGCGCCCGACGAGGCGACCGCGCACTGGGAGCTGCCGGCGAAGAAGGTCGAGTCCACGGTGGTCTCGGACTTCGTGATCTCGACGGGCGCCGGCGTCCGCCTCGACCACCGCGCCAAGACGGTGGAGGAGATCCGCGACCTGGTCTGGGCGGTGGCCACGGACCAGCGCTACCAGCACGCGGCCCACGCCCTGCACGACGACTGGCTGGCGATGCCCAGCCCGAGCGACATCATCCCGGACCTCGAGAAGCTCGTGGTCCAGCACCGCCGTCGCTGA
- a CDS encoding O-methyltransferase — translation MSTFSFLDEKTIAYVVSSCTQPDAVVSSLIEDTAKVGELSEMLTPIEQAGFLHLIAKLVAPKTVIDVGTFTGLSSLAFARGLAPGGRVITCDVTEDWVGIARKHWELAGVADKIEFKLGPGRKTLPGLVGEGEADLVFIDADKTSYPYYVDAVTPMLRSGGLLILDNVLLHGTVAAPEDVEEDLPRYAAEVVAGVNAKLAVDERFDTVMLPVADGVTLARKK, via the coding sequence ATGAGTACGTTCAGTTTCCTGGACGAGAAGACGATCGCCTACGTGGTCAGTTCGTGCACGCAACCGGACGCGGTGGTGAGCAGCCTGATCGAGGACACCGCCAAGGTCGGTGAACTCTCGGAGATGCTGACGCCGATCGAGCAGGCCGGTTTCCTGCACCTGATCGCGAAGCTGGTCGCCCCGAAGACGGTCATCGACGTCGGGACGTTCACCGGACTGTCCTCTTTGGCCTTCGCGCGCGGTCTCGCGCCCGGCGGCCGGGTGATCACCTGTGACGTCACCGAGGACTGGGTCGGCATCGCCCGCAAGCACTGGGAGCTGGCCGGCGTCGCCGACAAGATCGAGTTCAAGCTCGGTCCCGGCCGCAAGACCCTGCCCGGCCTGGTCGGCGAGGGCGAGGCGGACCTGGTGTTCATCGACGCGGACAAGACGTCGTACCCGTACTACGTGGACGCCGTCACGCCGATGCTGCGTTCGGGCGGCCTGCTGATCCTCGACAACGTGCTGCTGCACGGGACCGTCGCGGCACCGGAAGACGTCGAAGAGGACCTTCCCCGCTACGCCGCCGAAGTCGTCGCCGGCGTCAACGCCAAGCTCGCCGTCGACGAGCGGTTCGACACCGTGATGCTGCCGGTCGCCGACGGCGTCACGCTCGCCCGCAAGAAGTGA
- a CDS encoding 4-hydroxyphenylacetate 3-hydroxylase family protein — protein sequence MNESRPARPLTGAEYIESLRDDREVYINGERVKDVTEHSAFRNPIRMTARLYDALHDPKYKDVLTAPTDTGSGGYTHRFFRTPHSVEDMVADQQAIATWARMSYGWMGRSPDYKASFLGTLGANSEFYAPFEENAKRWYRESQEKVLYWNHALVHPPVDRKRPPDEVRDVFVHVEKETDAGLVVSGAKVVATGSALTHYNFIAHYGLPIKKREFALVATIPMDAKGMKLICRPSYTSMANAVGSPFDYPLSSRLDENDTILVLDKVLIPWENVFIYGDLGKVQTFTGQSGFIERSTFQGCTRLAVKLEFIAGLIAKALEITGTEDFRGVQTRLGEVLAWRNLFWGLSDAAARNPVPWRDGALLPNPAYGQAYRWFTQVGYARIREIVLQDVASALIYINSSAEDFKNPEIRGYLDTYVRGSNGIDAETRVKVMKLLWDAVGTEFGGRHELYERNYAGSHENTRIELLFGQVASGDVDDYKRFVDTCLNEYDIDGWTVPDMTR from the coding sequence ATGAACGAGAGCCGTCCGGCCCGGCCGCTGACCGGTGCCGAGTACATCGAGAGCCTGCGCGACGACCGCGAGGTCTACATCAACGGCGAGCGCGTCAAGGACGTCACCGAGCACTCGGCGTTCCGCAACCCGATCCGGATGACCGCACGGCTGTACGACGCCCTGCACGACCCGAAGTACAAGGACGTGCTCACGGCGCCGACCGACACCGGCAGCGGCGGCTACACCCACCGGTTCTTCCGCACGCCGCACAGCGTCGAGGACATGGTGGCCGACCAGCAGGCGATCGCCACGTGGGCGCGGATGAGCTACGGCTGGATGGGCCGCAGCCCCGACTACAAGGCGTCGTTCCTCGGCACGCTCGGCGCGAACTCCGAGTTCTACGCGCCGTTCGAGGAGAACGCCAAGCGCTGGTACCGGGAATCGCAGGAGAAGGTGCTCTACTGGAACCACGCGCTGGTCCACCCGCCGGTCGACCGCAAGCGGCCGCCGGACGAAGTCCGCGACGTGTTCGTCCACGTGGAGAAGGAAACCGACGCCGGGCTGGTGGTCAGCGGCGCGAAGGTCGTCGCGACCGGGTCCGCGCTGACGCACTACAACTTCATCGCGCACTACGGGCTGCCGATCAAGAAGCGCGAGTTCGCGCTCGTGGCGACGATCCCCATGGACGCCAAGGGGATGAAGCTGATCTGCCGTCCGTCGTACACGTCGATGGCCAACGCGGTCGGGTCGCCGTTCGACTACCCGCTCTCGTCGCGGCTGGACGAGAACGACACGATCCTGGTGCTGGACAAGGTCCTGATCCCGTGGGAGAACGTCTTCATCTACGGCGACCTCGGCAAGGTCCAGACCTTCACCGGGCAGTCGGGGTTCATCGAGCGATCGACGTTCCAGGGCTGCACCCGGCTGGCGGTGAAGCTGGAGTTCATCGCCGGCCTGATCGCCAAGGCGCTGGAGATCACCGGCACCGAGGACTTCCGCGGCGTCCAGACCCGTCTCGGCGAGGTCCTGGCGTGGCGCAACCTGTTCTGGGGCCTCTCGGACGCCGCGGCGCGCAACCCGGTGCCGTGGCGCGACGGCGCGCTGCTGCCGAACCCGGCCTACGGCCAGGCCTACCGCTGGTTCACGCAGGTCGGCTACGCCCGCATCCGCGAGATCGTGCTGCAGGACGTCGCGAGCGCGTTGATCTACATCAACTCCAGCGCCGAGGATTTCAAGAACCCGGAGATCCGCGGCTACCTGGACACCTACGTCCGCGGCTCGAACGGCATCGACGCCGAGACGCGCGTCAAGGTGATGAAGCTGCTGTGGGACGCCGTCGGCACCGAGTTCGGCGGGCGGCACGAGCTCTACGAGCGCAACTACGCCGGCAGCCACGAGAACACCCGCATCGAGCTGCTCTTCGGGCAGGTCGCTTCGGGTGACGTCGACGACTACAAGCGGTTCGTCGACACGTGCCTCAACGAGTACGACATCGACGGCTGGACCGTTCCCGACATGACCCGGTGA
- a CDS encoding cytochrome P450 family protein: MSAEDAPRVPLEATELTNPPQLLAKLGTDSPIHKVSMPDGMPAWLVTGYREARRALSDPRLARSDKVADPTLKPYLALYNDDFFRHSMVFNDRPDHTRMKKLVSQAFTPRYMENLRPRVQEITDRLLAAVAATGSAEVVEDLAIPLPNEVICEWFGVPMSDRAEFREYCGIVTGLGEVTDQNDIFQAGRWFDDYLTKLIAQRKETSGEDMISAILSGQEGNSTLSDIELRSNIFLMLIGSVETAVNMIANGILALLRNPEQLAKLRANPDLVPKAIEEILRVDPPVVTVTYHFAKAEVTIGDVTVQPGEHVAISLTATNYDARDFPEPGKFDLERQTPHLAFSHGIHFCLGAPLARLEGEIFFKSLLAKFSDIQLAIPEADLGWKPSYFVHRLNELPIRLTESSAAAAA; encoded by the coding sequence ATGTCCGCAGAAGACGCCCCGCGCGTGCCGCTCGAGGCCACGGAGCTGACCAACCCGCCGCAGCTGCTGGCCAAGCTCGGCACCGACAGCCCGATCCACAAGGTCTCGATGCCCGACGGCATGCCGGCCTGGCTGGTCACGGGCTACCGCGAGGCGCGGCGCGCGCTCTCGGACCCGCGCCTGGCCCGCAGCGACAAGGTCGCCGACCCGACGCTGAAGCCGTACCTGGCGCTGTACAACGACGACTTCTTCCGCCACTCCATGGTGTTCAACGACCGGCCGGACCACACCCGGATGAAGAAGCTCGTCTCGCAGGCGTTCACCCCGCGGTACATGGAGAACCTGCGCCCGCGGGTGCAGGAGATCACCGACCGGCTGCTCGCGGCGGTGGCCGCCACCGGCAGCGCGGAGGTCGTCGAGGACCTGGCGATCCCGCTGCCCAACGAGGTCATCTGCGAGTGGTTCGGCGTCCCGATGTCCGACCGCGCGGAGTTCCGCGAGTACTGCGGGATCGTCACCGGCCTGGGCGAGGTGACCGACCAGAACGACATCTTCCAGGCCGGCCGCTGGTTCGACGACTACCTGACGAAGCTGATCGCGCAGCGCAAGGAGACCTCGGGCGAGGACATGATCTCGGCGATCCTGTCCGGCCAGGAGGGCAACTCGACGCTGTCGGACATCGAGCTGCGGTCCAACATCTTCCTGATGCTGATCGGCTCGGTCGAGACGGCGGTCAACATGATCGCCAACGGCATCCTCGCCCTGCTGCGCAACCCGGAGCAGCTCGCCAAGCTGCGCGCGAACCCGGACCTGGTGCCCAAGGCGATCGAGGAGATCCTGCGCGTCGACCCGCCGGTGGTCACGGTGACCTACCACTTCGCCAAGGCGGAGGTCACGATCGGCGACGTCACGGTCCAGCCGGGCGAGCACGTGGCGATCTCCCTGACCGCGACGAACTACGACGCGCGCGACTTCCCGGAGCCGGGCAAGTTCGACCTCGAGCGCCAGACGCCGCACCTGGCCTTCAGCCACGGCATCCACTTCTGCCTGGGCGCCCCGCTGGCCCGGCTGGAGGGCGAGATCTTCTTCAAGAGCCTGCTGGCCAAGTTCTCGGACATCCAGCTGGCGATCCCGGAGGCGGACCTGGGCTGGAAGCCGAGCTACTTCGTGCACCGGCTCAACGAGCTGCCCATCCGCTTGACCGAGTCCTCGGCGGCCGCGGCCGCGTAG
- a CDS encoding NAD(P)/FAD-dependent oxidoreductase, with the protein MSASDENYDVVVVGGGPGGAATAGLLAGMGHKVLVLEREKFPRYHIGESLITGALPTLDDLGLIKRLDAMGFTKKYGGTLLWGKNQGTWGFRFTESALYDYAYQVRRADFDALVLGRARELGAKVLEEVTVREPIFDGERMVGVTYAEKGSKETKEAHAKFVIDATGQNHILAKHFDSVVWHDDLRNIATWTYWQGCNLYSGTKAGDIISENRPTGWFWFIPLHDGTVSVGYVTPLEEYQKSGKSLEELYFEELGKTEEVSTLVKGATRASGFRNIKDWSYTAERFHGPGWALVGDAAAFVDPLLSTGVTLALRGARALADAIDGALHDPSVEDELLGLYEESYRTFLDSVLDFVRFFYDRTKNKEDYWDKAQEQIDPQKLRPRETDFATMLSGLTGINDIFQQRRRAA; encoded by the coding sequence ATGAGCGCAAGCGATGAGAACTACGACGTCGTGGTCGTCGGCGGGGGACCCGGTGGCGCGGCGACGGCCGGGCTGCTGGCCGGCATGGGGCACAAGGTCCTGGTCCTGGAGCGCGAGAAGTTCCCGCGCTACCACATCGGCGAGTCCCTGATCACCGGCGCGCTGCCCACCTTGGACGACCTCGGCCTGATCAAGCGGCTGGACGCCATGGGCTTCACGAAGAAGTACGGCGGCACGCTGCTGTGGGGCAAGAACCAGGGCACCTGGGGCTTCCGGTTCACCGAGTCGGCCCTCTACGACTACGCCTACCAGGTGCGCCGCGCCGACTTCGACGCGCTGGTCCTGGGCCGCGCCCGCGAGCTGGGCGCGAAGGTGCTCGAAGAGGTCACCGTCCGCGAGCCGATCTTCGACGGCGAGCGCATGGTCGGCGTCACCTACGCGGAGAAGGGCAGCAAGGAGACGAAGGAGGCGCACGCCAAGTTCGTCATCGACGCCACCGGCCAGAACCACATCCTGGCCAAGCACTTCGACTCCGTCGTCTGGCACGACGACCTGCGCAACATCGCCACCTGGACGTACTGGCAGGGCTGCAACCTCTACAGCGGCACCAAGGCCGGCGACATCATCTCGGAGAACCGCCCCACCGGCTGGTTCTGGTTCATCCCGCTGCACGACGGCACGGTCAGCGTCGGCTACGTGACGCCGCTGGAGGAGTACCAGAAGTCCGGCAAGTCGCTGGAGGAGCTGTACTTCGAGGAGCTCGGCAAGACCGAAGAGGTCAGCACCCTGGTCAAGGGCGCGACCCGGGCGAGCGGGTTCCGCAACATCAAGGACTGGTCCTACACCGCCGAGCGCTTCCACGGCCCGGGCTGGGCGCTCGTCGGCGACGCGGCCGCGTTCGTCGACCCGCTGCTGTCCACCGGCGTCACGCTGGCGCTGCGCGGCGCGCGGGCCCTGGCCGACGCGATCGACGGAGCCCTGCACGACCCGTCGGTGGAGGACGAGCTGCTCGGCCTGTACGAGGAGAGCTACCGCACCTTCCTCGACTCCGTGCTGGACTTCGTGCGGTTCTTCTACGACCGCACGAAGAACAAGGAGGACTACTGGGACAAGGCCCAGGAGCAGATCGACCCGCAGAAGCTGCGGCCGCGCGAGACGGACTTCGCGACCATGCTCTCGGGCCTGACCGGGATCAACGACATCTTCCAGCAGCGCCGGCGCGCGGCTTGA